The following are encoded in a window of Hydrotalea sp. genomic DNA:
- the aroC gene encoding chorismate synthase — MSNSFGRLFRFTTFGESHGVMIGAVIDGCPPRIKIDEAMVQQWLDRRRPGQSRFTTQRQEEDKVKIVSGLFDGVTTGTPIVMVIENQDQRSKDYGEIAQKFRPGHADYTYQQKYGLRDYRGGGRSSARETAMRVAVGAVAHQVLQHILGKDYGIDAGLIQMGRHHSDEKNYDWGGVWNNDFYTPDKKIVATFADYLDSIRKKGSSVGGMVQVVARGVPAGIGAPIYGKLSADLASAMMSINAVKAVAIGDGMNVAGMEGTDNNDEMQANKKGEVEFLSNHAGGILGGISTGQDIMVRVAIKPTSSILIPQKTVTTNGDNTDIVTKGRHDPCVAIRAVPITMAMMAITILDHLLLHRGQCGEVI; from the coding sequence ATGTCGAATAGTTTTGGCCGTTTGTTTCGTTTCACCACCTTTGGCGAAAGCCACGGGGTGATGATTGGCGCGGTGATTGACGGGTGCCCGCCGCGTATAAAAATTGATGAAGCCATGGTGCAACAATGGCTTGACCGCCGTCGCCCCGGGCAAAGCCGTTTCACGACGCAACGGCAGGAGGAGGATAAGGTAAAAATTGTTTCCGGGCTATTTGACGGCGTTACCACCGGCACGCCGATTGTCATGGTTATTGAAAACCAAGACCAACGGTCGAAAGATTATGGCGAGATTGCGCAAAAATTTCGCCCGGGCCATGCTGATTATACGTATCAACAAAAATACGGCCTGCGCGATTATCGCGGTGGCGGTCGGTCGTCGGCGCGCGAAACGGCGATGCGGGTGGCGGTGGGGGCGGTGGCGCACCAGGTGTTGCAACATATATTGGGCAAAGATTATGGCATTGATGCCGGGCTTATCCAAATGGGCAGGCACCACAGCGACGAAAAAAATTACGATTGGGGCGGCGTGTGGAACAATGATTTTTACACCCCCGATAAAAAAATCGTCGCAACCTTTGCCGATTATTTAGACAGCATAAGGAAAAAAGGTTCGTCGGTTGGCGGCATGGTTCAGGTGGTGGCGCGCGGCGTGCCGGCGGGCATTGGCGCGCCGATTTACGGCAAATTATCGGCCGATTTGGCAAGCGCCATGATGTCGATAAACGCGGTGAAGGCGGTGGCGATTGGCGACGGCATGAATGTCGCGGGGATGGAGGGCACCGACAACAATGATGAGATGCAAGCAAATAAAAAAGGTGAGGTTGAATTTTTATCGAACCACGCCGGCGGCATATTGGGCGGCATCAGCACCGGCCAAGATATTATGGTGCGGGTGGCGATAAAACCGACCAGCAGTATCCTTATCCCGCAAAAAACCGTGACCACCAATGGCGACAACACCGACATTGTGACGAAGGGGCGACACGACCCATGCGTTGCGATTCGCGCCGTGCCGATAACCATGGCGATGATGGCGATAACCATCCTCGACCATTTATTATTGCATCGCGGGCAGTGTGGAGAAGTTATTTGA
- a CDS encoding TIGR04255 family protein has product MKEIKMAQHPKRLKILPLVDAVFEIRFRHPFKAYQAIVGTIYNNVDSEYKNKEIINTNESVLPKPVRDSQPQFEYAMLNIISLDGIFIGVGEKALNLVAKYPYPGWDVFKQKIFKVLDILQEGTDDTSINRFSLKYIDVIDNSRLINPSNHLDSLKIQLNILEQNYQKDIFHFIITTKDEKNHAISTILNLSAPAEVKINGEATYEATNGIRIDIDVIKNVEEDLTIRSLLTTIKNQDSVLDEMHIKVKNLFFNILDAKVIKNHDPE; this is encoded by the coding sequence ATGAAAGAAATTAAAATGGCGCAACATCCTAAAAGACTTAAAATTTTGCCGCTGGTTGATGCCGTATTTGAAATAAGGTTCAGGCATCCCTTTAAAGCTTATCAGGCAATCGTTGGGACTATTTATAACAATGTTGATTCAGAATATAAAAACAAAGAAATTATTAACACCAACGAATCTGTGTTGCCAAAGCCCGTGAGGGATTCTCAGCCCCAATTCGAATACGCAATGTTAAATATAATCTCCCTAGATGGAATTTTTATTGGAGTGGGAGAGAAAGCACTTAACCTGGTTGCTAAATATCCTTATCCAGGTTGGGACGTTTTTAAGCAGAAAATTTTTAAAGTGTTAGATATTCTACAAGAGGGCACAGACGACACCTCTATAAATCGCTTCAGTTTAAAATACATTGATGTTATAGATAATAGCAGATTAATTAACCCTAGCAATCACTTGGACTCTTTAAAAATACAATTAAATATATTAGAGCAAAACTACCAAAAAGATATTTTCCATTTTATAATTACCACAAAAGATGAAAAAAATCATGCTATAAGTACTATACTTAATTTATCAGCACCAGCTGAGGTTAAAATTAATGGCGAAGCAACATATGAAGCAACCAATGGTATTAGAATTGACATAGATGTTATAAAAAATGTTGAAGAAGACCTAACCATACGCTCTCTATTAACAACAATAAAAAATCAGGACTCAGTTCTAGATGAAATGCATATAAAGGTTAAAAATTTATTCTTTAATATATTGGACGCAAAAGTAATAAAGAATCATGATCCCGAGTAA
- a CDS encoding NAD(P) transhydrogenase subunit alpha produces the protein MKLSALNNMVGGWGDDHETRVSATPESLKLLREKNNLSIAVVKNAGAAAGFSDDDYKKIGGDIIADNDSALAGADIVTSVMAPTAAMVKKMKPGAWLIAPLNARQDNALLQVLAGQKISAFALEMIPRISRAQNMDILSSQSNLAGYRAVLLALQHYGQAAPMMMTAAGTLKPAKFLIMGVGVAGLQAIATAKRLGGVVMATDVRPDTKEQVESLGGQFLAVMDKEFKNAQTAGGYAKPMSAAYQKKQQALIMETLPQVDIVITTALIPGRAAPQLLTAEMVKKIKTGAVVVDMAVESGGNVAGNAPDKIVETGNGVKIVPGANLARLLPASASALFAKNIVNFIGNLWHNDEKKLVINLTDDIIKGSLVAHDGKILLA, from the coding sequence ATGAAATTGTCCGCATTAAACAACATGGTCGGTGGCTGGGGTGACGACCATGAAACACGCGTCAGCGCGACCCCCGAATCGTTGAAATTGTTGCGCGAAAAAAACAATCTGTCGATTGCGGTGGTGAAAAACGCCGGTGCGGCGGCCGGTTTTTCTGACGATGATTATAAAAAAATTGGCGGCGATATTATCGCCGATAATGATTCCGCCCTGGCCGGTGCGGATATTGTTACCTCGGTCATGGCACCAACCGCGGCGATGGTGAAAAAAATGAAACCCGGGGCGTGGCTCATCGCGCCGCTGAACGCGCGGCAAGATAACGCATTGTTGCAGGTGCTGGCTGGCCAAAAAATTTCGGCCTTCGCCCTGGAAATGATTCCGCGTATTTCGCGTGCGCAAAATATGGATATTTTATCGTCGCAATCGAACCTGGCGGGGTATCGTGCGGTGCTCCTCGCCCTGCAACATTATGGTCAGGCCGCGCCAATGATGATGACCGCCGCCGGCACATTAAAACCCGCGAAGTTTTTAATCATGGGGGTGGGGGTCGCGGGGTTGCAGGCAATTGCCACCGCGAAACGATTGGGCGGCGTGGTCATGGCGACCGACGTGCGCCCCGATACCAAGGAACAGGTCGAAAGCCTCGGCGGGCAATTTTTGGCGGTGATGGATAAAGAATTCAAAAACGCGCAAACCGCCGGCGGCTACGCCAAGCCGATGAGCGCGGCCTATCAAAAAAAACAGCAGGCCTTGATAATGGAAACCCTGCCGCAGGTTGATATTGTCATAACCACCGCCCTTATCCCCGGGCGCGCCGCGCCGCAATTATTGACGGCGGAGATGGTGAAAAAAATAAAAACCGGCGCGGTGGTGGTTGATATGGCGGTTGAATCGGGTGGTAATGTCGCGGGCAATGCGCCCGATAAAATTGTTGAAACCGGCAATGGCGTGAAAATTGTCCCGGGGGCGAATTTGGCGCGGCTTCTGCCGGCCTCGGCCTCCGCCCTGTTTGCAAAAAACATTGTCAATTTTATTGGCAATTTATGGCATAATGATGAAAAAAAATTGGTGATTAACCTGACCGATGATATTATCAAGGGTTCATTGGTCGCGCACGATGGAAAAATTTTATTGGCCTAA
- a CDS encoding NAD(P)(+) transhydrogenase (Re/Si-specific) subunit beta, producing the protein MTNIAPYLYLLAGVLFILALKGLSHPDTSRRGNLLGIIGMVVAIGTTLLLLPMQTILWFLPLFLLGGAIGGVVARRISMTALPQLVAAFHSLVGLSAVFVAAAAFYRPDNLGVELIDGNIPVGNLVEMSLGGIIGAITFSGSVIAFGKLQGIISGNPVRFFGQQLLNLLLAVGLVAGLVMFCQTASPMYFWGLMAVAFLLGFLLIIPIGGADMPVVVSMLNSYSGWAASGIGFTLGNVALIITGALVGSSGAILSYIMCKGMNRSIFNVIFGGLQDSGPATKKSTGPQKPVKQGSGDDAAFLMRNAASVIIVPGYGMAVSQAQHALKEMADMLKKRGITVRYAIHPVAGRMPGHMNVLLAEASVPYDDVFELDHINRDFATTDVAFVIGANDVTNPSAKTDSSSPIYGMPILEVEKSGTVLFIKRSMASGYAGVENPLFFKDNTMMLFGDAKAVVEKIIKALESN; encoded by the coding sequence ATGACAAACATCGCACCTTATCTTTACCTGTTGGCCGGCGTATTATTTATTTTGGCGTTGAAGGGTTTGTCGCACCCCGATACATCGCGGCGCGGCAATTTGCTGGGCATCATCGGCATGGTGGTGGCCATTGGCACGACGCTTTTGCTGTTGCCGATGCAAACTATTTTATGGTTTTTGCCGTTGTTTTTATTGGGCGGCGCGATTGGCGGCGTGGTGGCGCGGCGCATCAGCATGACCGCCCTGCCGCAATTGGTGGCGGCATTTCACAGTTTGGTCGGCCTGTCGGCGGTGTTTGTCGCCGCCGCGGCATTTTATCGGCCGGATAATTTGGGCGTCGAATTAATCGACGGCAATATTCCAGTTGGTAATTTGGTGGAGATGTCGCTGGGCGGTATCATCGGCGCGATAACTTTTTCTGGCTCGGTCATAGCCTTTGGCAAGTTGCAGGGGATAATTTCCGGCAACCCGGTGCGGTTTTTTGGCCAGCAACTATTGAATTTGTTATTGGCGGTGGGGTTGGTCGCGGGGCTGGTGATGTTTTGCCAAACCGCCTCGCCGATGTATTTTTGGGGGCTGATGGCGGTTGCGTTTTTGCTGGGCTTCCTGCTGATTATTCCCATTGGCGGGGCCGACATGCCGGTGGTGGTGTCGATGCTGAATAGCTACTCCGGCTGGGCGGCGTCGGGCATTGGTTTTACCCTGGGCAATGTGGCGTTGATTATCACCGGCGCGTTGGTTGGGTCGTCGGGGGCTATTCTTTCCTACATCATGTGCAAGGGGATGAACCGGTCGATATTTAATGTAATTTTTGGCGGGTTGCAAGATTCCGGCCCCGCCACCAAAAAATCAACCGGCCCGCAAAAACCGGTGAAGCAGGGGTCGGGCGATGACGCGGCGTTTTTAATGCGCAATGCCGCGTCGGTGATTATTGTGCCGGGTTACGGCATGGCGGTCAGCCAGGCGCAACATGCGTTGAAGGAAATGGCCGACATGTTAAAAAAACGCGGCATCACGGTGCGTTACGCCATTCACCCGGTGGCTGGGCGCATGCCCGGGCATATGAATGTTTTGCTGGCCGAGGCGTCGGTGCCATATGACGACGTGTTTGAATTAGACCATATCAATCGCGATTTTGCCACCACCGACGTGGCGTTTGTTATTGGCGCGAACGATGTTACCAACCCGTCGGCCAAAACCGATAGTTCCAGCCCGATTTATGGCATGCCGATATTGGAGGTTGAAAAATCCGGCACGGTGTTATTTATTAAACGTTCGATGGCGTCGGGTTACGCCGGCGTGGAAAACCCATTATTTTTTAAAGACAACACCATGATGTTATTCGGCGATGCCAAGGCCGTGGTCGAAAAAATTATTAAGGCGTTAGAAAGCAATTAA
- a CDS encoding DUF6338 family protein, protein MFFIMAFILPGFICVKFYEILTGQKRTDASQFRMDFFAYSLINNFFALLLDITINHFLASKTDIVSYLLYFLYFVILPICLTYILYLSRKANWSIWLFQHPDAYAWDHAFKNAKNGCFVIVTLNDGKKYAGKYISKPQEKKTSFAASGYLAKDIYLAEQWELNKNASFKKKTNQTGGIYLSDIKTIEFFE, encoded by the coding sequence GTGTTTTTCATCATGGCTTTTATTCTGCCGGGTTTTATTTGCGTTAAGTTTTATGAAATTTTGACTGGCCAAAAACGAACTGACGCTAGCCAATTTAGAATGGATTTTTTTGCTTACAGCTTAATAAATAATTTTTTTGCTTTGCTATTGGATATAACAATTAATCATTTTCTTGCGTCAAAAACAGATATTGTTAGCTACCTGCTCTATTTCTTATATTTTGTCATCTTGCCAATTTGTTTAACTTATATCCTTTATTTATCTAGGAAAGCTAACTGGTCTATATGGTTGTTTCAGCATCCTGATGCTTATGCCTGGGACCATGCCTTTAAGAATGCTAAAAATGGATGTTTTGTCATCGTAACTTTAAACGATGGTAAAAAATATGCTGGGAAATATATTAGCAAACCACAAGAGAAAAAAACATCCTTTGCCGCCTCTGGTTATTTAGCAAAAGACATATACCTTGCCGAACAATGGGAGTTAAATAAAAATGCCAGCTTTAAGAAAAAAACTAATCAAACTGGCGGAATATATTTATCAGACATTAAGACTATTGAATTTTTTGAGTAA
- a CDS encoding ATP-binding cassette domain-containing protein — translation MTIAPMNNQMNSQEKLITVNNLSVAFGKKKVLRNLSIDLARGESLAVIGASGSGKSVLFKSILGLLDVRYSGRVSLLGIEPTTASRGKLTEAFKKIGMLFQYSALFDSLPLWQNVAFQAYQTKQLSKDEARAQAIELMERVGVTRDNADLFPAEISGGMKKRVGLARALFMKPELLFIDEPTAGLDPLMCRVIDNLVLENIRAYNATAVTITHDLDTVRHTASRVALLHEGVIAWQGTPAEMFASQNPIVKSFVEARR, via the coding sequence ATGACCATCGCACCCATGAATAACCAAATGAATAGCCAAGAAAAACTTATCACCGTCAACAACCTGTCGGTGGCGTTCGGCAAGAAAAAGGTTCTGCGCAACCTGTCGATTGATTTGGCGCGTGGCGAATCCTTGGCGGTTATTGGCGCGTCTGGTTCGGGGAAATCGGTGTTGTTTAAATCAATCCTTGGCCTGTTGGATGTGCGTTACAGCGGCCGCGTGTCGTTGCTGGGCATCGAACCCACCACGGCGTCGCGCGGCAAATTGACTGAGGCCTTTAAAAAAATTGGCATGTTGTTTCAATATTCGGCGTTATTTGATTCCCTGCCCTTGTGGCAAAATGTTGCTTTCCAAGCATACCAAACAAAACAATTGTCAAAGGATGAAGCCCGCGCCCAAGCGATTGAATTGATGGAACGGGTCGGTGTGACGCGCGACAACGCAGATTTGTTTCCGGCGGAAATTTCGGGCGGCATGAAAAAACGGGTTGGCTTGGCGCGGGCATTGTTCATGAAGCCCGAATTATTATTTATCGACGAACCGACGGCCGGCCTTGACCCATTAATGTGCCGCGTGATTGACAATTTGGTGTTGGAAAATATTCGCGCCTATAACGCGACCGCGGTAACCATCACCCACGATTTGGACACGGTGCGCCACACCGCCAGCCGGGTTGCATTGTTGCACGAGGGGGTTATTGCCTGGCAGGGCACCCCCGCCGAAATGTTCGCCAGCCAAAACCCCATTGTCAAATCGTTCGTTGAGGCACGGCGGTAG
- a CDS encoding proton-translocating transhydrogenase family protein, whose protein sequence is MTHYSYMLAGAALSGGGGFSHFFVLLMAFVLACFIGYFVVWSVTPALHSPLMGVTNAISSVIIVGAILALVGGDDGAFELSPNKLFGSAAVVLAAVNIVGGFLVTQRMLAMFQKKKIVAKKTSAKKRGKKK, encoded by the coding sequence ATGACTCATTATTCTTATATGTTGGCGGGGGCGGCGTTGAGTGGCGGCGGTGGCTTCAGCCATTTTTTTGTCTTGCTGATGGCCTTCGTCCTGGCGTGCTTCATTGGTTATTTTGTTGTCTGGTCGGTGACGCCGGCCCTGCATTCACCGCTGATGGGCGTTACCAACGCCATTTCATCGGTGATTATTGTCGGGGCGATATTGGCCTTGGTCGGCGGCGACGATGGCGCGTTTGAATTATCGCCGAATAAGCTGTTCGGTTCGGCGGCGGTGGTGTTGGCGGCGGTGAATATCGTCGGCGGGTTTTTGGTTACGCAACGTATGCTCGCCATGTTTCAAAAGAAAAAAATCGTCGCGAAAAAAACCAGCGCGAAAAAACGGGGTAAGAAAAAATAA
- a CDS encoding glycine betaine ABC transporter substrate-binding protein, giving the protein MIKQSSKKIISTKTKKTSLTILIAIITAGLLLPATISHAADETRRPSGDKEVCKSVRFANPGWSDLTISIGWSSTILRAMGYVPKQVSVGSTLVYEGFKSNNIDVTLGDWLPAGEDLQKKYQGDFVMLGTNMPRVRYSLATTPTAYKAGLRTWQDITKFKKQLNGKIYVIEPGSAGNKHVQEFLKDIDADKDFQVVETSTNAMLSAVEKNINGYVVYLAWEPHWMSKYNPQYLAGGEKWLGVEGKVMTQARKGYDSDCPNLAKFFGNLAFDVGELNKMIIEVDINKKPVEQVARHWLQQHPAQLERWLKGVKTFDGKPALPIVKTALGMYIGM; this is encoded by the coding sequence ATGATAAAACAATCAAGCAAAAAAATAATATCAACCAAAACAAAAAAAACTTCACTAACTATACTAATCGCAATAATAACCGCTGGCTTATTATTGCCCGCAACCATATCACATGCGGCCGACGAAACGCGTCGCCCGTCAGGCGATAAAGAGGTTTGCAAATCGGTGCGCTTCGCCAACCCGGGCTGGTCCGATTTAACCATCAGCATCGGCTGGTCGAGCACCATATTACGCGCCATGGGTTATGTGCCGAAACAGGTATCGGTCGGGTCAACACTGGTTTACGAGGGATTCAAAAGCAACAACATCGATGTTACATTGGGCGATTGGTTGCCAGCGGGCGAGGATTTGCAAAAAAAATACCAGGGCGATTTTGTCATGTTGGGCACCAACATGCCGAGGGTACGTTACAGCCTGGCGACGACGCCAACCGCTTACAAGGCTGGCCTGCGCACGTGGCAAGACATCACCAAATTTAAAAAACAATTAAATGGAAAAATTTATGTTATCGAGCCTGGATCGGCCGGCAACAAACATGTGCAGGAGTTTTTAAAAGACATCGATGCCGACAAAGATTTCCAAGTTGTGGAAACATCGACCAACGCCATGCTGAGCGCGGTTGAAAAAAATATCAATGGCTATGTTGTTTATTTGGCGTGGGAACCCCATTGGATGAGCAAATATAACCCGCAATACCTGGCGGGTGGCGAAAAATGGTTGGGGGTCGAGGGCAAGGTGATGACCCAAGCGCGAAAAGGTTACGACAGCGATTGCCCCAACCTTGCCAAATTTTTTGGCAATTTAGCGTTCGACGTGGGCGAGCTGAACAAAATGATTATCGAGGTCGACATTAACAAAAAACCCGTCGAGCAAGTGGCGCGCCATTGGTTGCAACAGCACCCGGCTCAGCTGGAACGGTGGTTAAAGGGCGTTAAAACATTCGACGGCAAACCGGCATTACCCATCGTAAAAACCGCCCTCGGCATGTATATCGGGATGTAG
- a CDS encoding ABC transporter permease: protein MNFIKKIATAFVSLLGTIGQTVLAVVDSAGAILLFFMRGLLAGIVPPYYPRLWLAQMAEIGFYSLPVVGLTTIFSGMVLAIQAIGSLNASLAPVAVPNLVVFAMIKELSPVLVGLMVAGRIGSAISAELGTMRVSEQIDALHTLNTNVFSYLVFPRLLAAMLMMPLLVLVGDLLGIFGGYIMAVQQAGLPSDVFLNNAWAAITFSGVFGGLIKAFAFGLIVALMGCYHGYHCGGGAEGVGIATTRAVVSSSILILIANFLITIWWYQ, encoded by the coding sequence ATGAATTTTATAAAAAAAATCGCCACCGCTTTTGTCTCCTTGCTCGGCACGATTGGCCAAACGGTTTTGGCCGTCGTTGATTCGGCGGGCGCGATATTATTGTTTTTTATGCGCGGCCTGTTGGCGGGTATTGTGCCACCCTATTACCCACGCCTGTGGTTGGCGCAAATGGCCGAGATTGGTTTTTATTCCTTGCCGGTGGTGGGCTTAACAACGATATTCAGCGGCATGGTACTGGCGATTCAAGCCATCGGCAGTTTAAACGCCAGCCTGGCCCCGGTTGCCGTGCCCAACTTGGTGGTGTTCGCCATGATTAAGGAATTATCGCCGGTGTTGGTTGGGTTGATGGTCGCCGGCCGTATTGGTTCGGCCATTTCGGCCGAATTGGGCACTATGCGGGTCAGCGAACAAATCGACGCCTTGCACACCCTTAACACCAACGTATTTTCCTATTTGGTTTTTCCGCGATTATTGGCGGCCATGTTGATGATGCCATTGTTGGTGTTGGTCGGCGATTTGCTCGGCATCTTCGGCGGTTACATCATGGCGGTGCAACAGGCCGGCCTGCCCAGCGACGTTTTCCTTAACAATGCCTGGGCGGCGATAACATTCAGCGGCGTGTTCGGCGGTTTGATTAAGGCCTTTGCCTTCGGCCTTATCGTTGCCCTGATGGGTTGTTACCACGGGTATCATTGCGGCGGCGGGGCCGAGGGGGTCGGCATTGCCACCACCCGCGCCGTGGTCAGCTCCTCTATCCTTATCCTTATCGCCAACTTCCTCATCACCATCTGGTGGTATCAATAA
- a CDS encoding GTP-binding protein encodes MKETLRVITAGSVDDGKSTLIGRLLFDAKVLTRDQLEILHEDGTTGSAGGAPDFAALTDGLIAEKEQGITIDVAYRYFTTETRRYILADCPGHEAYTRNMVTGASTADVAIILLDPTKLDFTKDGDELLLIQTKRHSAVLVMLGVQHIIVAVNKMDAIAFDEQKYQKIAEAYLGFYKKLWRVLRQPKNGNGAEVGVGAVSNPMIIPISAKQGDNIVDKSKNLGWYDGEPLLAYLDKLSVLGGEKLANQIGGILPVQYVLKEGQGVGVKFRGYQGRIEAGHFKTGDQVRVMPAGATIAIKTIYNENGEATDMATAGQTITMQFDGEVEAGRGNYIVKLAVPHGKEDSSAPLPAQATTNLQHSMLCWFDNDALNPNTKYILKHTTRETFVKLSDMELMDLNNIATDRAAVSGAVGDKVVAMNSIFSANIKSQQPIVAASYYGNRNLGSFILIDPVTHHTVAAGVLAE; translated from the coding sequence ATGAAGGAAACATTGCGGGTCATAACCGCGGGCAGTGTCGATGATGGAAAATCCACCCTTATCGGGCGGTTGTTGTTCGACGCCAAGGTTTTAACCCGCGACCAATTGGAAATTTTGCATGAGGATGGCACGACCGGTTCAGCTGGCGGCGCACCCGATTTCGCCGCCCTGACCGATGGTTTAATCGCCGAAAAAGAACAGGGCATAACCATCGACGTGGCCTATCGCTACTTCACCACCGAAACCCGCCGTTACATTTTGGCCGATTGCCCGGGGCACGAGGCCTATACCAGAAACATGGTTACCGGTGCCTCAACCGCCGATGTGGCGATTATCTTGCTCGACCCGACCAAGTTGGATTTTACAAAAGACGGCGATGAATTGTTGCTTATCCAAACCAAACGCCACAGCGCGGTGTTGGTGATGTTGGGGGTGCAACATATTATTGTCGCGGTGAATAAAATGGACGCGATAGCTTTCGACGAACAAAAATATCAAAAAATCGCCGAGGCTTACCTCGGGTTTTATAAAAAACTTTGGCGGGTGTTGCGCCAGCCAAAAAATGGCAATGGTGCAGAAGTGGGCGTAGGGGCGGTAAGCAACCCCATGATTATTCCCATATCGGCCAAGCAGGGGGATAACATCGTTGATAAATCAAAAAACCTCGGCTGGTATGATGGCGAGCCCTTGCTGGCTTACCTTGATAAATTATCGGTGCTTGGCGGTGAAAAATTGGCCAACCAGATTGGCGGTATTTTGCCGGTGCAATATGTGCTGAAGGAAGGCCAGGGGGTTGGGGTGAAATTTCGCGGTTACCAGGGGCGGATTGAAGCCGGCCATTTTAAAACCGGTGACCAGGTGCGGGTTATGCCGGCGGGGGCGACAATTGCCATCAAAACCATTTATAACGAAAATGGTGAGGCAACCGATATGGCGACGGCGGGACAAACCATCACCATGCAATTCGATGGCGAGGTCGAGGCCGGCCGTGGTAATTATATTGTCAAGCTGGCGGTGCCGCATGGCAAAGAAGATTCATCAGCCCCATTGCCCGCGCAAGCCACCACCAATTTACAACACAGCATGTTATGTTGGTTTGATAACGACGCGTTGAACCCCAATACAAAATATATTTTGAAACACACGACGCGCGAAACATTTGTTAAATTATCCGACATGGAATTGATGGACCTGAACAATATTGCAACCGACAGGGCCGCCGTAAGCGGAGCGGTAGGGGATAAGGTCGTGGCGATGAACAGCATTTTTTCCGCCAATATAAAATCGCAACAACCGATTGTGGCCGCGTCCTACTACGGCAATCGCAATTTGGGGTCGTTTATCCTTATCGACCCGGTTACCCACCACACCGTTGCCGCCGGCGTGTTGGCCGAATGA
- a CDS encoding endonuclease/exonuclease/phosphatase family protein: MKRFYLSSILVAAMAVMGVFGGGRVAHAETTKLTLLQFNILNAGGNEAGFKQTIKIMKESKADIIALSEVRLDNPDEKNPGPTGPSITPKLAKAMGYYYYDQSNFYDADKKRTGDHPAIWANAILSKYPIEKGTPLGLGAEINLNNGRKIYVFSLNLDYKPYPPYQINNIEYEGYPFIKTEKEAIHYAEIAHGAAFKELSAEIKNETKKSDAVIVMGDFNEPSHRDWTKAAVAAKLHPVKVAWPTTQKLEKMGFVDTYRAINQDEVAKPGLTWTPTTAQTDPEDHHDRIDFIFAKAKNLKVNSSMVIGEDKQHADIAIAPWPSDHRAVVSQIEF; this comes from the coding sequence ATGAAAAGATTTTATTTGTCCTCAATCTTGGTGGCCGCGATGGCAGTTATGGGCGTGTTTGGCGGTGGCCGGGTCGCCCATGCCGAAACGACGAAATTGACCCTGTTGCAATTTAATATATTAAATGCTGGCGGCAACGAGGCCGGATTTAAACAAACCATAAAAATTATGAAAGAAAGCAAGGCCGATATTATCGCCCTGTCGGAGGTTCGATTGGACAACCCCGATGAAAAAAACCCGGGGCCGACCGGCCCATCGATAACGCCGAAATTGGCCAAGGCCATGGGTTATTATTATTATGACCAATCAAATTTTTATGACGCTGACAAAAAACGCACCGGCGACCACCCCGCCATTTGGGCAAATGCAATTTTAAGCAAATACCCAATTGAAAAGGGCACACCGCTGGGGTTGGGGGCGGAAATCAATCTCAACAATGGTCGAAAGATTTATGTTTTTTCGCTGAACCTTGATTATAAACCATACCCGCCCTATCAAATTAACAATATCGAATATGAAGGTTACCCCTTTATCAAAACGGAAAAGGAAGCCATTCATTATGCCGAGATTGCCCATGGTGCCGCTTTTAAAGAATTAAGCGCGGAGATTAAAAATGAAACAAAAAAATCGGACGCGGTGATTGTCATGGGTGATTTTAACGAACCATCGCACCGCGATTGGACAAAGGCGGCGGTGGCGGCGAAATTACACCCGGTCAAGGTTGCTTGGCCCACCACGCAGAAATTGGAAAAAATGGGTTTTGTTGATACCTATCGCGCCATCAACCAAGATGAAGTGGCAAAACCCGGCTTAACCTGGACACCGACCACGGCCCAAACCGACCCCGAAGACCACCACGACCGAATCGATTTTATTTTTGCCAAGGCAAAAAATTTAAAAGTAAACAGCAGTATGGTAATTGGCGAAGACAAGCAACATGCCGATATCGCCATTGCGCCCTGGCCGTCTGACCATCGGGCGGTGGTCTCGCAAATCGAATTTTAA